From Scomber scombrus chromosome 9, fScoSco1.1, whole genome shotgun sequence, one genomic window encodes:
- the lnx2b gene encoding ligand of Numb protein X 2b, translating into MATTENKVSSGSSTAGLSWARVCKDCGQQHEGQDSHLYEYQDEVDDELVCHICLQPLIKPMDTPCGHTYCFLCLSNFLKEQDFCPVDRLRLQLHQCRPSSLLVRNLLDKLIVMCPHYADCQQQMQRCELQPHLHNRCPVFRRLREEAEKRKRPSWNELKGRKGDSEPSGDAKHSATISRNPTRDQPEPGLINPAFEESEDDNTPLRSSLVAEANVVELFREEPEQELGLRIVGGKDTPLGNVVIQEIVRDSLAARDGRLAPGDHILEVNDVSLASVPHARAMAVLWQPALLRLTVMQEKGFKSRDLRSDHHPSSSSTSTATQPSHSPHGNVTSNHNPGTVLQVTLMKSVRTEPLGIKLIRKSDESGVFILDLLVGGLAAKDGKLRNNDKVLAINGHDLRHGTPESAAQIIQGSEVRVNFVVMRPAETHEEGGSSREGHSRVARRAPEQQYFRRRSTYMKDPPGGFSSQEKTVSLKKEPRLSLGITIAGGRDCRSRLPVYITSVQPVGCLHRDGTIKRGDVLLSINGVDLTQLTYSEAVSALKTQTAQPQVVLRVIQTISEDSEEDPEAASKDEMDPMDDPREDALNWTPLWTRWLGLPSQMHWCRDIVLQKTNNESWGFSIVGGYEESHGQQPFFIKTIVPGTPAHFDGRLKCGDEIVAVNGATTVGMNNSSLIPMLKLQKNKVTLTVVSWPGSLV; encoded by the exons ATGGCTACAACAGAAAACAAGGTTTCCAGCGGCAGCAGCACTGCAGGCCTGTCATGGGCGAGGGTTTGTAAGGACTGTGGCCAGCAGCATGAAGGCCAGGACAGTCACCTGTACGAGTACCAGGATGAAGTGGACGATGAGCTGGTGTGCCACATCTGTCTGCAGCCCCTGATCAAACCTATGGACACCCCTTGTGGCCACACCTATTGCTTTCTTTGCCTGAGCAACTTCTTGAAGGAGCAGGACTTCTGCCCTGTGGACCGCCTGCGGCTACAGTTGCACCAGTGCCGTCCCTCCAGCCTGCTGGTCAGGAACCTGCTGGACAAGCTGATTGTGATGTGCCCTCACTATGCAGATTGCCAGCAGCAGATGCAACGCTGTGAACTACAGCCTCACCTGCACAATAG ATGTCCTGTTTTCAGAAGACTAAGGGAGGAagcagaaaagaggaagaggccCTCTTGGAACGAGTTAAAGGGACGCAAGGGTGACAGCGAGCCGTCTGGTGATGCTAAACATTCAGCAACGATATCCCGAAATCCCACAAGAGATCAGCCTGAGCCTGGGCTAATTAATCCTGCCTTTGAAGAAAGTGAAGATG ACAACACCCCCCTGCGCTCCAGTCTGGTAGCTGAGGCCAATGTTGTGGAGCTGTTCAGAGAGGAGCCTGAGCAGGAGCTCGGCCTGCGCATCGTGGGGGGAAAAGACACACCGCTGGGGAATGTAGTCATCCAGGAGATTGTCCGGGACTCGCTAGCAGCTCGCGATGGCAGACTGGCCCCAGGGGATCATATCTTAGAG GTGAATGACGTCAGTCTGGCTTCTGTCCCCCACGCCCGGGCCATGGCAGTGCTGTGGCAGCCTGCCCTCCTCAGGCTCACTGTTATGCAGGAGAAAGGTTTCAAATCAAGAGATCTACGCTCTGATCATCAcccatcctcatcctccactTCCACTGCCACCCAGCCTTCTCACAGTCCCCATGGCAACGTTACCTCCAATCACAACCCTGGCACAGTCCTGCAGGTGACACTTATGAAGAGTGTGCGTACCGAACCACTCGGCATCAAACTCATCCGCAAATCAGATGAGAGCGGTGTTTTCATCCTGGACCTCCTGGTCGGGGGTTTGGCAGCCAAAGACGGAAAACTGAGGAACAATGACAAAGTTTTGGCCATAAATGGACATGACCTGAGGCACGGTACACCTGAGAGCGCTGCCCAGATCATACAG GGCAGTGAGGTGCGTGTGAACTTTGTGGTGATGAGGCCTGCAGAGACCCACGAAGAAGGAGGAAGCAGCAGAGAAGGACACAGCAGAGTAGCCAGGAGGGCGCCTGAGCAGCAGTACTTTAGACGGCGATCCACCTACATGAAA GATCCTCCAGGTGGGTTTTCCAGCCAGGAGAAGACAGTGAGCCTGAAGAAGGAGCCTCGGCTTTCCCTGGGCATTACCATCGCTGGAGGGAGAGACTGTCGCAGCCGTCTGCCCGTCTACATCACAAGTGTGCAGCCTGTTGGCTGTCTGCACCGAGATGGCACCATCAAAAGAG GTGATGTTCTGTTGAGTATCAACGGTGTAGACCTGACCCAGCTGACATACAGCGAGGCCGTTTCTGCACTGAAGACGCAGACCGCTCAGCCCCAGGTGGTGCTCCGTGTCATCCAGACCATCTCCGAGGACTCAGAGGAGGACCCCGAGGCTGCCAGCAAGGATGAAATGGATCCCATGGATGACCCACGAGAAGACGCCCTCAACTGGACTCCGCTGTGGACTCGCTGGTTGGGATTACCAAG TCAGATGCACTGGTGCCGCGACATTGTTCTGCAAAAGACCAACAATGAGAGCTGGGGCTTCAGTATCGTCGGAGGCTACGAGGAGAGCCACGGCCAGCAGCCTTTCTTCATCAAAACCATCGTGCCTGGCACACCTGCTCACTTTGACGGACGCCTTAA GTGCGGTGATGAAATAGTGGCGGTCAAC